In the genome of Vicia villosa cultivar HV-30 ecotype Madison, WI linkage group LG7, Vvil1.0, whole genome shotgun sequence, one region contains:
- the LOC131620332 gene encoding choline transporter protein 1: MRGSLGAVIGSYTSSDGVTQLGGIIKQNRKCRDIIALFIFIAFWIAMIVNSSFGFNQGNPLRLTYGLDYKGNVCGDKHAHPGLGELELRYWQNPNQVYQSGLKDGQFKLVDARSICLSECPIPSDDSLSWVCDYPEGDIRLSVEVWINRNYDYYEFLTPEMRNSSLQLQGPCYPVIFPSVNVYWSCQFIARASNTSLKHWEQMGGVSINEDIVIDKSIHKSINSRSAVLKRYMADIGKAWPVLIVCGGILPLSLSVIWLMMIRHFVTAMPWITVVFFNVLIISVTMFFYVKAGWIGNDAISPIIGEHDPYINVFGRELTHLRAVTVLMTVIMAVSIMTSIAIVRRILMATSVLKVAAKVIGEVQALIIFPLIPFAILAVFYMFWTSAALHLFSSGQIIQNNCNSNCCTYDLVAKRVNCDRCCGYSIHYTPHIGVSILFHLFGCYWATQFFVACSSTVVAGSVASYYWAHGETSHEIPFLSVFSSMKRLMRYSLGSVALGSLIVSFVESIRFLLESLRRKLKVSSHVHDSWIGKAAYKSSECFLRCIEWTIKSINRNAYIMIAITGKSFFRASSIATDLIMNNILKIGRLNVIGDVILFLGKLCVSLSSSVFAFLMLDTHKYSSGHNKTSSPLFPVVVCWALGYTVATLFFAVVEMSIDTIVLSFCQDSEEHQGTAQYAPPLLIETLGNQSEMHRLTQGSQ; this comes from the exons ATGAGGGGTTCCTTAGGTGCTGTAATTGGAAGTTATACATCAAGTGATGGAGTTACTCAATTGGGTGGAATCATTAAGCAAAACAGAAAATGCAGAGATATCATTGCTCTTTTCATCTTTATTGCTTTTTGGATTGCTATGATTGTTAACTCTAGTTTCGGTTTCAACCAAGGAAACCCACTTAG GCTTACTTATGGGCTGGATTACAAAGGCAATGTGTGTGGAGACAAGCATGCACATCCTGGCCTTGGTGAATTGGAGCTCAGATATTGGCAAAATCCTAACCAAGTTTATCAGAGTGGATTGAAGGATGGCCAATTCAAACTAGTCGATGCCCGTAGTATCTGCTTGTCAGAATGCCCTATACCTTCTGATGATTCCCTTAGCTGGGTGTGTGATTATCCTGAAGGAGATATTCGTCTTTCGGTGGAGGTTTGGATTAATAGGAACTATGATTATTATGAATTCCTTACACCTGAAATGAGAAACTCCTCTCTTCAACTTCAAGGCCCGTGTTATCCTGTTATATTTCCCAGTGTAAATG TTTACTGGAGTTGCCAGTTTATTGCCCGGGCATCAAACACATCGCTGAAGCATTGGGAGCAGATGGGTGGAGTTAGTATTAATGAAGACATTGTTATTGATAAGTCAATTCACAAGTCTATAAATTCTCGGTCAGCTGTCTTAAAG AGGTACATGGCTGACATAGGAAAGGCATGGCCTGTGCTGATTGTTTGTGGAGGGATTTTACCTCTCTCTCTGTCTGTGATCTGGCTCATGATGATTAGGCATTTTGTTACTGCAATGCCGTGGATAACAGTGGTTTTCTTTAATGTTCTAATAATATCAGTCACAATGTTCTTCTACGTAAAAG CTGGATGGATCGGAAATGATGCTATTTCTCCCATCATTGGTGAGCATGACCCTTACATCAATGTATTTGGGAGG GAGTTGACTCATCTACGTGCTGTGACTGTACTTATGACTGTTATTATGGCTGTTTCCATTATGACTTCAATTGCTATCGTTCGACGCATCCTTATGGCAACATCTGTTCTGAAG GTAGCTGCAAAAGTGATAGGAGAAGTCCAAGCACTCATAATTTTTCCTCTCATCCCGTTTGCTATCCTTGCTGTGTTTTACATGTTTTGGACATCAGCTGCTCTCCATTTATTCAGCTCTGGCCAGATTATTCAGAACAACTGCAACTCTAATTGCTGCACATATGATCTTGTGGCAAAACGGGTGAACTGTGATCGTTGTTGTGGATATAGCATTCATTACACACCACATATTGGAGTTTCCATTCTTTTTCACCTATTTGGGTGCTATTGGGCTACCCAATTTTTTGTAGCGTGCTCCTCAACAGTGGTTGCCGGTTCTGTTGCCTCTTATTACTGGGCCCATGGTGAAACATCT CACGAAATTCCATTTCTTTCAGTCTTTTCCTCCATGAAGAGGCTTATGCGTTACAGTCTCGGATCTGTGGCTCTGGGTTCTCTGATTGTGTCATTTGTAGAATCAATCCGGTTTCTGCTTGAATCTCTTCGTCGCAAACTAAAAGTATCTAGTCATGTGCATGACAGCTGGATAGGCAAGGCTGCATACAAATCTTCTGAATGTTTTCTTAGGTGTATTGAGTGGACAATCAAATCAATAAACCGAAATGCTTACATCATG ATTGCTATAACTGGCAAAAGTTTCTTTCGTGCGTCTTCTATTGCAACAGATTTGATCATGAATAACATTCTAAAGATTGGGCGTCTTAATGTGATTGGAGATGTGATTTTGTTCCTTGGAAAACTGTGTGTCAGCCTGTCAAGTTCGGTGTTTGCATTCCTCATGTTAGACACACACAAGTACAGTTCTGGGCATAACAAGACCTCATCTCCACTCTTCCCTGTTGTG GTATGCTGGGCTCTTGGATATACTGTTGCAACTCTATTTTTTGCAGTAGTGGAGATGTCAATTGATACCATTGTTCTCTCATTTTGCCAAGATTCTGAAGAACACCAAGGGACAGCACAGTATGCTCCACCTCTTCTCATTGAAACTCTTGGTAACCAAAGTGAGATGCATAGACTCACCCAAGGATCACAATGA